A window from Gossypium raimondii isolate GPD5lz chromosome 7, ASM2569854v1, whole genome shotgun sequence encodes these proteins:
- the LOC105786457 gene encoding uncharacterized protein LOC105786457: MASSWKAMSRLTARLQFSTSKLNKSSFTVLQSTSHSSATRTYRTSRLPLELSSVGSMMPLHNAIASARLISSLASESQTWSLVPQGISLPL; encoded by the exons ATGGCGTCCTCTTGGAAGGCAATGTCTAGGTTAACGGCTCGGTTACAGTTTTCAACTAGTAAGCTCAATAAGTCTTCATTCACTGTTCTTCAGTCCACATCTCATTCTTCAGCTACACGCACTTATCGCACCTCAAG gCTTCCATTGGAGCTGAGTAGTGTGGGATCGATGATGCCGCTTCACAACGCAATAGCTTCGGCGCGATTGATATCGAGCTTGGCTTCTGAGTCTCAAACTTGGAGTTTAGTTCCTCAAG GTATTTCATTGCCTTTATGA